In Elaeis guineensis isolate ETL-2024a chromosome 1, EG11, whole genome shotgun sequence, a genomic segment contains:
- the LOC105040141 gene encoding uncharacterized protein, which translates to MASATMMTVGAPVFRSEYMFWEQQGGYIERRQLFLRSYHFSRKQSPRERVRRSLVRVRRLVWVRLRAARRLPRLLWARLRSACWPSAARRRCSFQRLAALQPRRSSAGGVSDWSS; encoded by the coding sequence ATGGCATCGGCAACGATGATGACGGTGGGGGCGCCGGTGTTCCGATCGGAGTACATGTTCTGGGAGCAGCAGGGCGGGTACATAGAGCGCCGGCAGCTCTTCCTCCGCAGCTACCACTTCTCCCGTAAGCAGAGCCCCCGGGAGCGGGTCCGCCGCTCCCTCGTCCGCGTCCGCCGCCTCGTGTGGGTCCGCCTCCGCGCCGCCCGCAGGCTGCCGCGCCTCCTTTGGGCTCGCCTCCGCTCCGCCTGCTGGCCCTCCGCTGCCCGGCGCCGCTGCAGCTTCCAGCGCCTCGCGGCCCTTCAGCCCCGTCGCTCCAGCGCCGGCGGCGTCAGCGACTGGTCCTCGTAA
- the LOC105040142 gene encoding 2-methoxy-6-polyprenyl-1,4-benzoquinol methylase, mitochondrial yields the protein MAWRRSVIRLVGDLNLLRSFLPRGAALLHSHATSFGFKEVPEEEKSKLVGNVFSSVASNYDLMNDMMSAGLHRLWKDRLVSKLHPFPGMKHLDVAGGTGDVAFRVLESINSVSRRAMQDGLAETEEETQIYICDINPNMLNVGKKRAIERGLGENHCLHWIEGDAEALTFEDESMDGYTIAFGIRNVTHIEKALAEAYRVLKRGGRFLCLELSHVELPIFKQLYDYYSFSVIPAMGELVAGDRESYQYLVESIRRFPNQEAFARMIVDTGFEKVEYENLVGGVVAIQSGLKL from the exons ATGGCGTGGAGGCGGAGTGTGATCAGACTCGTCGGCGATCTGAATCTCCTTCGATCCTTTCTCCCTCGGGGTGCTGCTCTTCTCCATTCCCACGCCACCAGCTTTG GGTTCAAAGAAGTgccagaagaagaaaaaagtaaattggTTGGTAATGTCTTCAGTAGCGTTGCTTCAAACTATGATCTCATGAATGATATGATGAGTGCTGGATTGCATAGGCTGTGGAAAGATAG GCTGGTTTCCAAATTGCATCCTTTTCCAGGAATGAAGCATCTTGATGTGGCTGGTGGAACAG GTGATGTAGCATTTCGTGTTTTAGAAAGTATAAATAGTGTCAGCCGCAGGGCCATGCAGGATGGTCTTGCTGAGACAGAAGAAGAAACACAAATATACATATGCGACATTAACCCAAATATGTTGAATGTTGGCAAGAAGCGTGCTATTGAAAGAG GGCTGGGTGAAAATCACTGCCTTCATTGGATAGAGGGTGATGCAGAAGCTTTGACTTTTGAGGATGAATCAATGGATGGTTACACTATTGCTTTCGGGATCAGAAATGTCACTCACATTGAGAAAGCTCTTGCAGAGGCTTACAG GGTTCTAAAACGAGGAGGCAGGTTCCTTTGTCTGGAGTTGAGTCATGTAGAACTCCCAATCTTCAAACAACT CTATGATTACTACTCATTTTCAGTCATTCCAGCTATGGGAGAGCTGGTAGCTGGTGACCGAGAATCATACCAGTACTTGGTTGAGAGTATTCGCCGGTTCCCTAACCAG GAGGCATTTGCTCGCATGATTGTTGACACAGGCTTCGAGAAAGTAGAATATGAAAACCTTGTTGGTGGTGTAGTTGCCATTCAATCTGGACTGAAATTATAG